A genomic segment from Hydrogenobacter sp. encodes:
- a CDS encoding S41 family peptidase — translation MSIPLILLFFILHIAYSQETCSKEEALSRFKEFINKYYLWKDRVDGVEWGSLDEAIMYLRKNGDRWTAITKLEEDRLWYSKAKMYGIGIRWDEDGQIKRVFRGSPAEKAGLKEGDIIISVNGVKEKNLWSQTIRNVQIGSTLNVSVKRGNTVLDFRIIKGEFTVPPVEDVRVILLDHKRIGYIALTNFTNPAVEEFRKALEFLNSQNIDALLLDLRDNGGGLISVTKAIADMLIRGEGVMFYLESRNGGPDIYEFKSGEPILSKPLLVFVNRWTASAAELLTVLLKVYDKAIVAGELTVGKYVGSNMYQLDNCGDILRLVTFEMKLPDGRNITDDKGILPDCVIKAKGDEGLSMALDCLMDKIFRESSVAQP, via the coding sequence ATGAGTATTCCGCTGATCCTTCTGTTTTTTATCTTACACATAGCTTATTCTCAGGAAACGTGTTCAAAGGAAGAGGCTTTGAGCAGATTTAAAGAGTTCATCAATAAGTATTATTTGTGGAAAGATAGAGTGGATGGCGTAGAGTGGGGAAGCCTTGACGAAGCCATCATGTATCTAAGAAAAAATGGTGACAGATGGACTGCAATAACTAAGCTTGAGGAAGATAGGCTTTGGTACTCTAAGGCAAAGATGTATGGGATAGGGATAAGGTGGGATGAAGATGGACAGATAAAGCGTGTTTTTAGGGGATCTCCTGCGGAAAAAGCTGGACTAAAGGAAGGAGATATTATAATTTCCGTAAATGGTGTAAAGGAGAAAAATCTCTGGAGTCAAACCATAAGAAACGTGCAGATTGGTAGCACTCTGAATGTTAGCGTAAAAAGAGGGAACACAGTTCTTGATTTCCGTATAATTAAAGGTGAATTTACCGTACCACCTGTTGAGGATGTGAGGGTGATCCTGCTGGATCATAAGAGGATAGGATACATAGCCTTAACGAACTTTACAAATCCCGCAGTAGAAGAGTTCAGGAAAGCTTTGGAATTCTTAAACTCTCAGAATATAGATGCCCTCTTACTTGATCTGAGAGATAACGGTGGTGGACTGATATCTGTAACTAAAGCTATAGCTGACATGTTAATCAGGGGAGAAGGTGTAATGTTTTATTTGGAATCAAGAAACGGTGGACCAGACATATACGAATTTAAGAGTGGTGAACCTATCCTTAGTAAACCATTGTTGGTTTTTGTAAATCGCTGGACAGCCTCGGCTGCGGAGCTTCTCACAGTACTACTCAAGGTTTACGATAAAGCTATTGTTGCAGGTGAACTAACTGTGGGTAAGTATGTGGGCAGTAACATGTACCAGTTAGACAATTGCGGTGACATACTCAGACTTGTTACCTTCGAGATGAAGCTTCCAGATGGTAGAAATATAACGGATGACAAGGGGATCCTTCCCGATTGTGTGATAAAAGCTAAAGGTGACGAAGGGCTTAGTATGGCTTTGGATTGCCTTATGGATAAGATATTCCGAGAATCTTCTGTAGCTCAGCCTTGA
- a CDS encoding ferredoxin oxidoreductase → MYYVAEVINDECSKYNCKQCTLFCPEPNTLMYTDEEHHAYVVQDRCKGCALCVYVCVNLLKRNAIHMIMPEVHVEK, encoded by the coding sequence ATGTACTATGTAGCCGAGGTGATAAACGATGAGTGCAGTAAGTATAATTGCAAGCAGTGTACCCTGTTCTGTCCTGAACCCAATACCCTTATGTACACGGATGAGGAACATCATGCCTACGTTGTTCAAGATAGGTGTAAGGGTTGTGCCTTGTGCGTTTATGTCTGCGTTAACCTTCTCAAGCGCAACGCCATACATATGATAATGCCGGAAGTACATGTGGAAAAGTAA
- a CDS encoding carbon monoxide dehydrogenase beta subunit family protein, producing MATLGPSGFSPYPVAVYESVLNPPPGKALMFNEIVDEEVAMREAAKAMLTRPNPTIFPGPQVLYAWNEEAKEKAKLVREMAQVLGAKIIPMYDYRPKYPKINPAVEINPNHPNLTIWHNKIKACIFVGVHCHYANVALKIIRAETDCFTIAMCGMAGHEDAMITLRDQHVEEMEKFIKIAQEVKKELGK from the coding sequence ATGGCAACACTTGGACCGAGCGGTTTTTCACCCTATCCAGTAGCTGTTTACGAGAGTGTTTTAAATCCACCGCCGGGTAAAGCCCTCATGTTTAATGAGATAGTAGATGAAGAGGTGGCAATGCGAGAAGCTGCCAAGGCTATGCTCACGAGACCAAACCCCACCATATTTCCTGGACCTCAGGTGCTTTACGCATGGAACGAGGAGGCTAAAGAAAAGGCAAAACTCGTGAGGGAAATGGCACAAGTTTTAGGAGCTAAGATCATTCCCATGTACGACTATAGACCTAAATATCCTAAGATAAATCCGGCAGTTGAGATAAACCCTAATCACCCCAACCTCACCATATGGCATAACAAAATAAAAGCTTGTATCTTTGTAGGGGTTCATTGTCATTATGCGAATGTAGCCCTTAAGATAATAAGGGCAGAGACCGACTGTTTCACCATAGCCATGTGTGGTATGGCAGGACATGAAGATGCCATGATAACCCTCAGAGACCAGCATGTGGAAGAAATGGAAAAGTTCATAAAGATAGCTCAAGAGGTTAAAAAGGAACTCGGGAAATGA
- a CDS encoding Uma2 family endonuclease, whose protein sequence is MKTTEKLWTYEEYLKLGEDKGYEIIEGELLEMPVPSIIHQRGVKKLLKKLDKFVEAKKVGEVFVSPVDVVLSEILILQPDIFFISEEKKGFKRDVEDKRKLYAQHDIKEYWLVFPEEKVIEVLSLQGKEYEVYSCAYEKGKVCSKLLEGFCVELEEVFS, encoded by the coding sequence ATGAAAACCACAGAAAAACTTTGGACTTATGAAGAATATCTGAAGTTAGGGGAAGACAAAGGATATGAAATAATTGAAGGGGAGCTTCTTGAAATGCCAGTGCCGAGCATAATACATCAAAGAGGTGTAAAGAAACTGCTAAAAAAACTTGACAAATTTGTGGAAGCAAAGAAAGTTGGCGAGGTCTTTGTATCTCCAGTAGATGTTGTTTTGTCTGAAATCTTAATCCTCCAACCAGACATATTTTTTATATCGGAGGAAAAGAAGGGCTTTAAGAGGGATGTGGAAGACAAAAGAAAGCTATACGCTCAGCATGACATAAAAGAATACTGGCTTGTTTTTCCAGAGGAGAAGGTAATAGAAGTTTTGAGTTTACAAGGAAAGGAATATGAAGTCTATTCCTGCGCTTATGAGAAGGGTAAGGTATGCTCTAAGCTCTTAGAGGGCTTTTGTGTAGAGCTTGAGGAGGTCTTTTCATGA
- a CDS encoding transketolase C-terminal domain-containing protein, giving the protein MQTATQTVIYNRAGQRVVSPDYLLFEAPRTKHFMTGSEAVKEAVKRASVDASVSYPITPQSEAAHLIGELWVEGYVGVYFRGESEFGVMSEIAGCALAGARTITTTSGPGTLRAMENFPMWAGTRIPVQLVLMARGVNAPLSIQPDNLEVGFLLDTGCMIWYAETAQDLFDMILAGFVVAEQPDVHVPVITVVDGFFVSHTREAIMLPPDDIALPPYNPYRAPMPVIDAEVPPGRFLRDPFVMKSNYISYATHASWQWEVRAAIERSRPYAKHYLRGLIEHFGDPEADLVFVACGTASAQAKEAVRLLEDEGISARVVKLKTIRPFPIEELRQAVKGARYIFVPEFNVVGWLEREVRRYLYGHSDAEIIGAPRVAGGMTMPAEVIVREVLKITGKEVKHVI; this is encoded by the coding sequence ATGCAAACAGCTACCCAAACGGTGATATATAACAGGGCAGGACAACGGGTTGTATCACCCGATTATTTACTTTTTGAAGCACCAAGAACCAAACACTTCATGACAGGTTCAGAAGCTGTCAAAGAAGCGGTAAAAAGAGCTTCCGTTGATGCTTCTGTTTCTTATCCTATAACTCCCCAGTCTGAAGCGGCACACCTCATAGGTGAACTTTGGGTTGAAGGTTATGTAGGTGTTTATTTTAGAGGAGAGTCCGAGTTTGGTGTTATGTCAGAAATTGCAGGGTGTGCATTGGCTGGCGCAAGAACTATCACAACAACATCGGGACCTGGAACTCTCAGGGCTATGGAAAACTTTCCTATGTGGGCTGGAACGAGAATACCGGTTCAGCTTGTCCTTATGGCGAGAGGTGTAAATGCACCCCTTTCTATACAGCCTGACAATCTTGAAGTAGGATTCTTACTTGATACAGGTTGTATGATATGGTATGCGGAAACCGCGCAGGATCTCTTTGATATGATCCTTGCAGGTTTTGTGGTAGCTGAACAACCTGATGTGCATGTGCCTGTGATCACAGTAGTTGATGGATTTTTTGTTTCCCACACGAGAGAAGCTATAATGTTACCACCAGATGATATAGCCTTGCCACCCTATAACCCTTATAGAGCACCCATGCCAGTTATTGATGCTGAAGTTCCTCCAGGTAGATTTCTCAGGGATCCCTTCGTAATGAAATCCAACTATATATCCTATGCAACCCATGCCAGTTGGCAGTGGGAAGTTAGGGCTGCGATAGAAAGATCAAGACCTTACGCCAAGCATTATTTGAGAGGTCTTATAGAACACTTTGGAGATCCTGAGGCTGATCTCGTATTCGTTGCCTGCGGTACAGCATCCGCTCAAGCAAAGGAAGCAGTTAGGCTCTTAGAGGATGAAGGCATTTCCGCAAGAGTCGTTAAGCTAAAAACCATAAGACCCTTCCCCATTGAAGAACTTAGGCAAGCTGTTAAAGGTGCAAGATACATATTCGTACCTGAGTTTAATGTGGTTGGATGGCTGGAGAGGGAAGTCAGAAGATATCTCTATGGGCATTCGGATGCTGAAATAATAGGTGCGCCCAGAGTTGCAGGTGGTATGACAATGCCTGCAGAAGTTATTGTAAGGGAGGTCTTAAAGATTACAGGAAAGGAGGTTAAGCATGTCATATAA
- a CDS encoding thiamine pyrophosphate-dependent enzyme: MSYKIYDINEELKDFMPREIVDLEERATWGNPKRGVMDLPYTKELIEEHSLCAGCPESMALRYILASLPNPEDTIIVNSTGCTSLVFPHIALHTVHSLFGNQNAVASGIKRVLEWRFPDKVKDVVVLAGDGATVDIGLDCTLQSFFRQEKITTICFDNEVYANTGGQESGLTVKGHVFKMAPKGKQWDKVPFWQIAIDSGCHYVARLTVSSPKRVESVIKKAIYVAREVGPTYVHLYTPCILEIGLNSDDGLDEMRQRDKERFSFFEYMTPQAEEVINRVKEEGLL; this comes from the coding sequence ATGTCATATAAGATATACGATATAAACGAAGAACTTAAAGATTTTATGCCAAGAGAAATAGTTGATCTTGAAGAGAGAGCTACATGGGGCAATCCCAAGAGAGGAGTTATGGATCTGCCATATACTAAAGAGCTTATAGAAGAACACTCTCTATGTGCGGGATGTCCTGAGTCTATGGCTCTTCGCTATATACTTGCATCTCTTCCAAACCCTGAAGACACCATAATAGTGAACTCTACGGGATGTACCTCTTTAGTCTTTCCTCACATAGCTCTCCATACAGTTCACTCCCTTTTTGGGAACCAAAATGCGGTAGCTTCAGGTATAAAAAGGGTGTTAGAGTGGAGATTTCCAGATAAGGTAAAAGATGTAGTGGTGCTTGCAGGTGACGGTGCGACTGTTGACATAGGTCTTGATTGTACTCTTCAGTCCTTTTTCAGGCAAGAGAAAATCACCACCATATGTTTTGATAACGAAGTATATGCCAACACGGGTGGTCAGGAAAGCGGTCTTACGGTAAAGGGTCACGTTTTCAAGATGGCACCCAAAGGAAAACAGTGGGACAAAGTACCCTTCTGGCAGATCGCTATAGATTCGGGATGTCACTATGTGGCAAGGCTCACCGTTTCCTCACCTAAGAGGGTGGAGAGCGTAATAAAGAAGGCGATATATGTGGCGAGAGAGGTAGGACCCACTTACGTACACCTATACACTCCTTGTATCCTTGAGATAGGTCTGAACTCAGATGATGGACTTGATGAGATGAGACAGAGGGATAAAGAGCGGTTTAGCTTCTTTGAATATATGACACCACAAGCTGAAGAGGTCATAAACAGAGTTAAGGAGGAAGGATTGCTATGA
- a CDS encoding 2-oxoacid:acceptor oxidoreductase family protein: MRRRRVNIRMPALGGQGAVTAAHIIATAADYEGYYAVSNPFFGAEKRMAPAESYARIGIEPIYDRGEVVYPDVIMVFHPQVITMGKSYTMPFYSGIKRDGLIIINSEEDLLTEEDKEFLESINVKVFNFPATKFAIDIAGTELSTNMAMIGALFGAIGSVGLEAIEEGIKSRFLKKFVASGGTASLDSALERKFKKKLELIEKNLNTAKAAYELGRKWAQEQGLEPFLPRPQEVLSR, from the coding sequence ATGAGAAGAAGGAGAGTTAATATCAGAATGCCAGCTTTGGGAGGTCAAGGTGCCGTTACTGCGGCACATATTATAGCAACAGCTGCGGACTATGAAGGCTATTACGCTGTTTCCAATCCTTTCTTCGGAGCTGAAAAGAGGATGGCTCCTGCGGAAAGCTACGCTCGTATAGGTATAGAACCTATATACGATAGAGGTGAGGTGGTGTATCCGGATGTGATTATGGTTTTCCATCCGCAGGTTATTACTATGGGTAAATCTTACACCATGCCCTTTTATTCGGGTATAAAGCGCGACGGGCTTATAATCATAAACTCCGAGGAGGATCTACTTACAGAGGAGGATAAAGAGTTTTTGGAGTCTATAAACGTCAAAGTATTTAATTTCCCAGCTACTAAGTTTGCTATAGACATAGCTGGGACAGAGCTTTCTACAAACATGGCTATGATAGGTGCGCTTTTTGGTGCCATAGGTTCAGTAGGTCTTGAGGCTATTGAGGAAGGTATAAAATCAAGGTTTCTCAAGAAATTCGTTGCTTCAGGTGGTACCGCTTCTCTTGACTCAGCTTTGGAGAGAAAATTCAAAAAGAAGTTGGAACTCATAGAAAAGAACCTGAATACCGCAAAAGCTGCATACGAGCTCGGTAGAAAGTGGGCACAAGAGCAGGGACTTGAACCTTTTTTACCCAGACCTCAAGAAGTTCTTTCAAGGTGA